The window taaaatatttagacacaaacacaaaaacagaagatgaaCCGACTACAGTCAAATGTTCTACATGTGGATCTTTAAAATCCTCTTTAATACTGTTATCATCGAGGTGGAAAATAAACAGTTCATCTTGGCAAACATTTGAAACAGTTTTATCTTTTCTACACTTCAAGCTGTTTAAATTTCAGTTTGACAGGAACGAGTAAAGACATTTTTAGTAAAGCTGCTCTGAGTTAGCCTCCATGATAAAGGAGGGGAATTAAAACATGAAGACTAAAAGTGTCAGAATTAAAACAAGATATATTTATCTGCCTCAAACATCCAAAACATAGgaattaaaaagtaactttacagtattttatttagtATTTGTGCAGAAACTTACTTCCAAGTTCCAGTCTGGTTCCTCCACCAAAAGTccaccacagtgatacaaactgaCTGAgccgtcgtacaaaaacctctgactgtagagagacacggCTCTGACTCTGTCTGACTGAACTCAACCTACAAGATttactattaaagttaaaataatgATTCATCCTCTGGCTTCATATTTTCTATCTTCATATTCTTCaatgagtttttttaatttctatttcTGAAGTGAACTTTGTCTCTTagcaaaaaattatttgtccaaaaatgaaacataaatacagagaaaagactgttttccttaaaatttaaagagaaaaagaaaaattgcgactgaaatgataaaaacatttaaatatttgacttaCTTCCAAGTTCCAGTCTGGTTCCTCCACCAAAAGTccaccacagtgatacaaactgaCTGAgccgtcgtacaaaaacctctgactgtagagagacacggctctctgactttgacacaaacacactcaacaaaATCAGTCTGTGATTGTGAAATATCATCAGCTGAtatgaaaagtgacaaaaacacagagacacagatttacagaaaacatgtttttatttcatatatattcattttttaaattaaacttaattttctccttaaataaatttaaattaGACAGAcgacattttaaaacactttcttttcGATAACCATAAAgccaaaattaataaaattggtattaaaatattttctaatCAATACTCTGATAAattgatcgattgattgatCAGCAGCATGACGAGAGTGATCCAAGTCCCTGTTGgagtcagtcagagcatttccatagagagccactttgcatcagcagcagcatgctccagtgctctgggagagtttatagtcctgagagttgaacactggatgactgacagctgtccttcatgacaacagaagacacagaaatccttctcatcaaaaacatgactttgacctccgtcctcatctggactctcctctgctgctgcttcacaggtaaagtccagagaatcaaactcttctcctctatgaacatccgtccctctgaaatgaagccgacaagaccatgacgctgctttatgtttttgtctctgtgtcctcagagtccagaggtcaggtcacagtgactcagcctggagcagtgagctctgctctgggaggctccgtcaccatcaGCTGTAGGTCCAGTCATGAGTTCTGGAGCTGTAGCAGCGCTTACTGTTTAGGTTGGTACCAACAGAAAGATGGAGAAACTCCTAAACTGCTAATTCGCTACACCAATGAGAGAATGTCAGGGACACCAGgtcgttttacaggcagtggatcaTCTAAAGACTTCACgctgaccatcagtggagttcaggctgaagattcAGGAGTTTACTACTGTCAGGGTATAAACACTGTCAACAGTCAGTGGGTGTTCCCACAGTGAAAAagcgtcgtacaaaaacctccctcagaaactgaactgactgctgcagctggaagctactgcagagactgatacacttcactgaggacacacacacacacacacacatttaaaacttcACCATGTTGCTTTAACCACTAATGAAAACgtaacaaaacacattcaggaACAAAAGAAGACTTTGGGGGAAATCAAATGACTTTCTCCATCACAGCTTCTCACCATACATTCATATATAACCATTATAAGACCCCATGTTCTCATCTGATTAACCAAATCATCAAGAGGAGCCAACCTGGGCCAGTTAATGAGAAAAGTCTTGGTCATGACCTTAGACCTCAGCTTCAAACTGAATAAAAGCCATCTCAACTATAtccatttaaagaaaatatgacGCCACAGATCAGCATCAGAAACTTCATGATCAGAGACGGACCAAACAGAACCTGGACATCCCTCAAATTTCAGACcgtatgtttttaaaatgtacaaattcaTATCTTCTGAGGAAAATCTCATCTCTCATCACTGTTTAACTTGGTGATATCTCCACATTACAAACACCCAAATGTATCAAACCTGCTTTTATATCAATGTcacagtggttttattttacaCTACAATTTCTGTGTCGCTAATAAATCTCTAAGAAAGTCTGATAACAGTCTAACAGGTAGGAAATAAAAATGGTCTAGTTTGACAAAAAGTAAAACTTATAATGTCTCATTACTCTAAAATAAAGTGTGATCAATGTCACCAATCATTGTCAAAGAAGGTCAAGTTACCAAACTGGACAGACTGAACCAAACTGTCCACAAATCACTGGATCACTTTGCTCCTAAAGTTCTCAGTATCCTCTACATGTCAGTATGTAAATCTGTAGGTCAGTGCCTTCagcagtgaggaggaaacaGGCTGATGTGTTGAGGACAGCTACACTGACTCTGTGTTTGCATATGTGTCCTGCCTCTCTGCTCCCGGCCGTTAAGAGGCCAGTGTTGATCAGTGGCTGTCCAGGCCTTTCAGAGCCACTGACACGCCGGCAGCacaatgatgatgtcactggtTCTACTGCTGGCCACCCTGGGGCTCCTTGTTCAGGGTGAGACTCTCTGCTGAAAGCTTTGCTTCAGGATGCGACCAGGTTCACCACAGTGATGTTCTGCTATGatggagaaacactgaaacaagcaGCATGGACCTTCTTCCATCTGTTCTCCATGTTAAAGAAATGATCCTCTTCTGTTTGGATGTTGATCATCTTTCTCCAAACTGGATTTGTCTCAATaactcttctcctctttttcatgttttccaggTTCATCAGGAGAAATCATCCTGACTCAGTCTCCTGGAGCTCAGTCGTCTACTGCAGGACAGACTGTTTCGATCAGATGTACAACCAGTACAACTGTTGTTAGCTACCTCAACTGGTACCTTCAGAAACCTGGACAAGCTCCTAAACTCCTGATTTATTATGCTACAACCCGTCAGTCTGGAGTTTCAAGTCGTTTCAGTGGAAGTGGATATGGCACTgacttcactctgaccatcagtgaagttcaggctgaagattcAGGAGTTTACTACTGTCAGCATGCTTATGACACAccgttcacacagtgaaaaagcgtcgtacaaaaacctccctcagctGGAGAGGAACTGATCTGACTCAACAGCTGCACTGACACTAAACAACAGAGGCTTCACTACAAAAATGTCTTCAATAATAATCactttgaacattttaacactaaatatactgtatttaatcCACAAAGTTCTGCTTTTTATACTTTTAGTAAAACAGGGATTGAAACATTCTTCTGTCTGTAGATGCTAAACTCTGCTGAAACATTTCAGCTCTAGAGTTTAATAACATGTGGACACTAAAATtatgaatatgtttttaatcTTCTACCATTTTTCATAGAAACCCCAAATCTCATtagttaaaataaaactgaatctaTAAAACACCTGATTTCATTCAAGTTGTAAAATTATTAATCATGTCAATATGACATTTTAGTCATGTTTAGTGTTTTgcattacaacaaaaaaagaattatgattaaaacaaaaacatttctggagtatGAAATTCAgcaacacttttatttattgctttttcCATCCTTCATTAGTCTCTGTGGTTGAAGTTTTTAGCAGAAGCAGCATATAAATATTTTGTAGGTTAAGTTTGTTGATCAcactcattttatttctctctacGTCGATGATATCATGCTGTTTTTTCCAGATTtgggaaacattttaaaacatttttcgcGGTTTACGTAAATGGTAATGCATTTCCTTTGGATACACTCAAAACAACGAGTCTTTAACATCATCTCACAGCAGTAATAAGAGATGATTGGAGGATTTTACTTAAAATGTTCCTCCCATGAGTTTTTGataaatttgtattattacagaCAATTCTGCAGCGGCTACAACAGAGAAGTTTTTTATAGTCCTGAAGGTATTTTATTGATTATGAAAACAAGTTATGAAGTTTTACTACTGCCATCACTGGTTTGTCCTGATTAAATTATAATTATGAGTTTTGTCTGAGTTCACAACCTCCTTTAATATTCAGTGTATTTGGCTGCACATGATGTGATCTCACACATTGGTTTTAAAACCATCACAGGGAAATGAGACTTTTTTTCCAGCTCAGTTTTTCTCTGGATTTAATACAGTCACTGACACCATGAAGGTAAAATCATTCAGACACtttgataataataaacatgaagACAAGTTCTTTGATCAACACGTCTTTATTATgtggaaacagtgaaataatattGAGACACAGCAACAAGCTGGTAAATGTTGCTGCTGAAACATGtcagatgaaagagagagatagttACAGAGTGCAGACTGAGAGCAGTAGCagagtaaaaccagcagcagagtcccagtgagtcaggtcaggactgggaacactggtctctcctcagtgtctctgtgactGGAGTCTGGGAGCCCTGGGTGGCCTCACAGGTCACAGAGCCCACCTtcctccactggtctgcagggagcctcagggtgctgctccagctgtagCGGCCGTCGTTCTCCAGCACCCCGgggctcctgctctcctcccagctgctgctgctgctgctgctgctgccgtccacCTTCCAGGACAGACTCCAGTCTGAGGGGAAGCCCTTGTTGGCCAGACACATGAGCGTGGCCTtcccctgctgcagctcctcactggAGGGGGGCAGCACCGTCAGGGCGGGGACGACTCGAcccactgcagagagagagattaataaATTCATATGAGGTCAGCTGAACTGGTCCtgttggctgcagcagaggaggccTCTGGTTCTGTTGGTCTTTCTCAGATCGGATGAAACTGATCTTAAAAGTTTCACTTCCCTCTCTGAGCtcagtaaccatggcaacagacagGCATCACTGCTGAACCATGACGACAGACAGGTTTCAGTACTAAAGATAAAAAGCTAAAACCGGCACACTTTTATTACAGATTATGTTCtttaattacaaacaaaagGTTCAGGGGTCGACAGCTGAAACAAAAATCAAGATTATGagacttttattgttttaacttaatcttaaacacaaatcagatgatgatgtgtttgttgCCTTCATGTAAGCAGGAATCATCACTGAACAATCACACTTCATTTATGAAATATTCAGATGAACATTGTTAACTACTGAACTTCTTCTTCAACCCCAAAAAAATTCTTATAAAAAAGTGCATCAAAAGGCTTTTAGGATGGAGTAATACCTCTGCACATGAGACACTGACCCACAAGTTACTGGCAGAGCTCTTCAGCCAGaatattaaaacttaaactttaaaaacattgtgCTCATACACATTAAGGCCGAGtagtttttcacaataaaatttATCAGAATGTTAAaagttgaaaataaagtttgagtgGAGTTGATTTCAGTCTGGTTAACGACACTGAAGCCTTCAAGAATTACTCCAAATATATCAAATTACAAACATCACACAAAATATTGTAGTGAGATCAACAGCTATAAAATTTAAAtagaagaaatataaaaattgtGTCCTTAAAGGAGTCAAAAGTACTTACAGTTAACATCCAGTCTGGTTCCTCCACCAAAAGTccaccacagtgatacaaactgaCTGAgccgtcgtacaaaaacctctgactgtagagagacacggctctctgactttgacacaaacacactcaacaaaATCAGTCTGTGATTGTAAAATATCATCAGCTGAtatgaaaagtgacaaaaacacagagacacagatttacagaaaacatgtttttatttcatatatattcatttttaaattaaacttaattttctccttaaattaatttaaattagaCAGACGACATTTTAAATAACAATTTTATCGATAACCATGAAGccaaaattatataaaattggtattaaaatattttctaatCAATACTCTGATAattgatcgattgattgatCAGCAGCATGATGAGAGTGATCCAAGTCCCTGTTGgagtcagtcagagcatttccatagagagccactttgcatcagcagcagcatgctccagtgctctgggagagtttatagtcctgagagttgaacactggatgactgacagctgtccttcatgacaacagaagacacagaaatcctcctcatcaaaaacatgactttgacctccgtcctcatctggactctcctctgcttcACTCAGGGTGAGAACATCATTTTTCTGTCCTGTGAAAATCATCTGGAGTGTAGCTGAGTTTCACCTCACCATCTTATGTCTggtgtttcttctctctcctcaggctCTGTTGGACAAAATGTTGTCTTGACTCAGCCAGCAGCCAAATCACTGCAGCTCGGTCAAACTGTTTCTATTGACTGTAAGGCCAGCAGACAAGTTACTCAGTACTCTGGCTCTCAATACTACCTGGCCTGGTACCATCAGAAACCTGGAGAAGCTCCGAAAGCTCTCATCTACCTAACAACAGAGAGATTTTCTGGAATCTCGTCCAGATTCAGTGGAAGTGGAGCAGGGAATGGAGTTgacttcactctgaccatcagtggagttcaggctgaagattcaggagtttactactgtcagagtCATCATTGGCTCAACAGTCAGCaggtgttcacacagtgaaaaagagtcgtacaaaaacctccctcagaaactgaactgactgctgcagctggaagctactgcagagactgatacacttcactgaggacacacacacacacacacacacacacacacacacacacacacacacaaccaccaaATGATGAAACAAATCTCTTATTCATAATCTTTTACCATTTTCCACATCTCAAATTTCTAATCCACATTTGAACACAtgtacatgtgacattatttcatttaaacacGTCAAAATTTTTGTTCACATGaattaaaatcaatgaaaatgagTCACTCAGAATCAaatttcatgtgatttcatgTCTCATGTTTTGTTTCTAAATATGGAAATTCAAATCTGAACGTGAACGTCTGTAAgtcacatgtgaaaaatgtaaatttctcACGTGGACATTTTCAtccatatgtggaaaaaagctAATCGTTTGTGAAAGTGTCCAGTTCACATGTAAAAAGACTTTCCAGGTCGTTTTACAGGCAGCAGATCGAGGAAAGTCTTCACTGTTCAGGCTGAAGATTcagcagtttactactgtcagagttATCACTGGATCAACAGTCAGCaagtgttcacacagtgaaaactcGTTGAACTGACACGTCACTGACTTCTTCCcccaaatgttaaacactgcaGACTCGTCATCCTGATCTGTGGGTATTAGACAAATTGCTAACTCAAGATAAGATGTCCACATTCATTTCACACTATGAGAACAACATTTTGACTGAACAGAGTAGCTATGTAAGAAACATCACCATAATAACTCATGAGAGGTTTCTCTTCGGCTGAAAGTTTAGagcaacatttttacaaaaacaccTCAATACTTCCACCTTAAATCTCAGAGCTTGACCTGAAATAAACAACTTTCCAATTCTAGTTAGTTTTTCATGactctgcagaaacacactcactctGAGAGGCTGATCCATGAATCAAACTCTGATAAATTATTTGAAAACGTTACAACTATCAATCTTAATAAGACACATTTAAAGGCAATTTAGTGTCTCAAAAATCAGCAGGAATGTctaaaacaaagtgtaaaagtaggatttcttttctctgttttatataaacTTTATTAGTGTTTAACTTCACGCTGTGTGTTACATTTCCAAGTGCAATTATCCACCTTGGTCACATTTGTATGAGtgtacattcatttttattaacatttgtattCTATACTATATTCCTATTTTTCTATTATGTATTCTATGTCTGCTTTGCTTTtatcttctttcatttttattatctttcACTCAATCTGTAAGCCGCTgtgatcaataaagtcttatttctctgtttgtgaAAATGGTTGAGTGAGACTCTGCTGCCATCCAGTGGACATCAGAGAAAACAATTGTGTTTCTCATActgtagaaaataaatatagtaTAGATAGATTTCTACATGTTTTATAGGTGCATATAAGCTACAATATATTATCAAGAACAAACTCTTCTCAATTATTTCAAGTAAATTACTTTGCTTCAAAGGCAACGTGGTAACTCAACAGATCAGCTGTTAAATCTGTTTCAGACCAAAATTCTATAAACTTGTGATTCgtccaaaatgtatttaaaagtatttaaagcAAATAGTTCGAGCAGCTAACAAAGAAATCAACTGATCATGTTTtacacagagtaagatgtgaatTAAAGATCAGGAGAGTCTGTTAAACTAGAAGTACATTTTATTATCAGGCGGTTAGtcgacacattttatttattaatcacaCTTCAAACAATCGATGACCATAATGCTACACGagtcatttaaaacattatcagtatattatttatattaatatatatcacagtttaaatacattttagattAACAAAATTATTCTAAAAAAGCTCAGTGCCTGGGAGAAAACAAAACCGTGTAGGACACcaataaaaacttaatttaacaaTCATGTCGCTTCATCGTTCATGAATTTATTTTGGATCCACGTCACAGTTTTAAACTGATCAGTGCTGAGTAAAGTCTTTCCCTCAGAGCTTCAGACCTGCTGGAAAGAAATGTCTTCAAcaagcctctctgctgctctcaccGACACACTTGTGTTCTTCCATATGAAGACTGCAACTAAACGGTTTCTCCCCCGTGTGGACTATCGAGTGTCGTCTCACAGATCCAAGCTGTGTGAATCTCTTACCACAAACTGAACACCTGAACGGTTTCTCCCCAGTATGGATTCTCATGTGTGTGGTCAAATTGTATCTGTGACTGAAACTTGCTTCACAAACGGAGCAGGTGAAAggtttttctcctgtgtgaACTCTCAAGTGAGCCTTCAAAGTTGAGCTTTTGGCGAATCTTGTATCGCAGACAGAACAACTGAAGggtttctcccctgtgtggGTCCTCATGTGGCTCACAACATATCGTCTGCAGTGGAAGGTTTTTTTACAAACCGAGCAGCTGAAGCGTCCTCCTGAATGACTTCTCATGTGAGTATTTAAAGAGTTTTTAATGTGATAACTTTTACCGCAAACTGGGCAAATAAACGGTTTCACTCCTGCTTGGATCCCATCGTGTTCCTGCGGACGTCCCTCGTGTCCAAAGCTCGTAGCACAATCAGAGgagttaattaatgtttttctaGTGTAACATTTCACGTCACTGACAGATACTTCACTGTTGTGCAGACAGTTTAAACCTGGCGGAGGCTCCCTGGTTTCCTCCCAGTCACAACGGTCATTACTCTCAGCTCCAGAGACGTCGTCATCAGTCTCAGGGTCAGAGGACTGTGACATCTCATCATGAGTCGCTGACTGTAAATGAGAATCAGGATTAAAGTTCCAGGctggttctggtcctccacagtcctctccatcagcttctgtctccatctgttcagtctgtctttgatgaagctgtgaggactgaggtttctcttcatcatcttcttcactcttcacaggACTGAAGGTGAACTTGGTGAtatcagcctcctccagccctccaagctgctctccctcctgactggtccagagttcctcctgttcctctttaatgtgtggCAGCTCTGGTGGGTCctcctggtccagactggagctcctctcctgctgctcaggaggatcctcttcttcactctcctgcagctgctgtgtgtctgtgcagaaaagagaaatatcctGTTTACATTTAAACAACTGAACTCAACACTGAAATTTGGGAGAAATGCTTCACGTCTTCATTCAAACTAAAGAAGCACGTGATGCATTTTAAATTGTGATCCTCGCTCACGTTATGTGAACATATAAACAAGTTTTACTActtaaagtgaaaatgttctcaTCATTAATATTTGCATTAGATATTCAGTCATAGTTACAGCGCCACCTGTTTGCTACAGGGAAGGTTTTTCTCCACCTTGTATTATCATACGTATCAGTCCATTACTAGATTCTTTAAAACATCATGGTTTTGTACAGGAGGGTTTTTAACTGCCCCATTGAATCCAAGTAACAGATATCAGGGTCAGACAGACCTCCTGAGAAAGTTCAGAAGGTCACTGTCATattaattaaacacaaatgGATAAAATTAGGTCCGGCTTGAgcgcaaaacattttttaggtTATTGTCAGATGACTGCAGTTCCTTGCTCTCTGGTATTAGTAGAAAATCCCTCTCATCCAAAACTGAACCAACCGATCCTGGTTTCCCTGCGCTGGTTACCTGTTGCTTTTAGAGTAAGATTTTACTGATTGAGGCTTCGCTCCAAGTTATTTAACAGATCTCTTATGTTCCCTCTCGCAGCCTGAGATCCTCAGTGAGTCTCTTCTCGTTGGAGGTATACATTAAGTCTTTGCAGGGAGCGGTCCAGCTGCAAACTCAGTGTCATCTTCTGAAAATCCATCTGTTGAAAATTGCCTGTCAGTGATTTTATCTGCTTTATTACTGCGTGTTTTGCtcttatgtgttttgtttttattgcttttagcTTGTTTTATTCGCTTTGTATTTAATCGGTTTGTAAAGCAGTTTGTAACTGTGTTTCGAAAGGTCCTAAATtagataaataaagtttattattataattgtttattttacgCCACAAATAAGTCGAGGTATGTATGTAAAGGTAATACTGCACTTTACTTTAGCTTTATGTTATTTTTACTGCCCGTTTACATCTTTATACATTTACATCAGCAAGCTGTTTAAACATTGTAGTTTAATTTATCCACATCCTGTCAACATTAGCGAGTGACAGCGAAGCGAttcatccatttttattttcaatcttGTTCTGTCTGTTGTTTTAATCCTACACA is drawn from Pagrus major chromosome 3, Pma_NU_1.0 and contains these coding sequences:
- the LOC140993564 gene encoding uncharacterized protein — its product is MSKVQTLRVFVKQRLTAAAEEIFELFERTIAEYEEELGRHRKLLDAVFKPQVQLHRADTQQLQESEEEDPPEQQERSSSLDQEDPPELPHIKEEQEELWTSQEGEQLGGLEEADITKFTFSPVKSEEDDEEKPQSSQLHQRQTEQMETEADGEDCGGPEPAWNFNPDSHLQSATHDEMSQSSDPETDDDVSGAESNDRCDWEETREPPPGLNCLHNSEVSVSDVKCYTRKTLINSSDCATSFGHEGRPQEHDGIQAGVKPFICPVCGKSYHIKNSLNTHMRSHSGGRFSCSVCKKTFHCRRYVVSHMRTHTGEKPFSCSVCDTRFAKSSTLKAHLRVHTGEKPFTCSVCEASFSHRYNLTTHMRIHTGEKPFRCSVCGKRFTQLGSVRRHSIVHTGEKPFSCSLHMEEHKCVGESSREAC